The Takifugu flavidus isolate HTHZ2018 chromosome 16, ASM371156v2, whole genome shotgun sequence genome contains the following window.
AGCTATATTAATATAGAGGGTCATCATAGGTCACTTTGGTAATATACCTTATTCCAAAGCAATGCTGCTTCAGTCATGTAGAGTTTGGCCGTTCTGTATTTTAACATCTTGCAGCAAAGGCAGCTGGAAGAGTCTCAGGGACTTCCTTCACATGGCTTCATTGTTCGAAGGCAGAGCGCTCCTGGATCTGGTGAGAGGCCTTATGACTCTAAGAGGAGGCTGGAAGGAAGTGGAGAAAGCGAAGGTGGAGATTTAGTCACAGATTTAGTCAATGTTCGCTGCTGGACCGAAACGTTGTATTAGTTCGTGTTTCCACTTGACAACAAATCCCCTTCAAGGCCACGTCTGAACAAGCCGGTCCCTAAAAAATGAAATTATATTGCAGATGGTCTCAAATTGTGGGGAAATTCACTTATATCTGGATTTGATACAAGTTATTCTGGTCTATAGCACGTGAGAAGATGGCTGCACAAATGATGTTTGTCCACTGTTCCTTTTTAAAGGGATTTGTTGGCATATAGAGTAAAATCACTCAAATGCTAATAACAAATGCTAGCAACCATTAATCCCAGAGATCGATCACACAGATTTCCTCCAGGAAAGCATCAAAGGTGTTACCAGTTTAGCCTAGAGCAAAGCGTCCCATTGGACAAGATGCCACATTTGGATTTGAACCCATGCACAAGTGGGAAAGTGCGATCAGTCGGGGTGGTGAGGAGCATTCTGCCACTTCAATAATCCCACTAACGCTACCACATGGTTCATCTTCCTCGGTGCACATTCCTCTTTCCACGGCTGCAGACGTGCTGGGTCACGATAATTCCTTTAGCACCACAGCAGTTCCAATTAGTGAACGGGTGAGTAAATCGGCGCCCTCGGGGACAGTTAgagtcaggcagcagctgagcagctgcgTCGACGTGGTCGTATACCTCGGGAGCCTTCTTCCTCATCAGCCTGAGCTGCGGCGAGTTCGACGTAGCTTGCGCCTCCTGTCCCACCTTCTCTGGCTGCTCTGGAGCTGAGGGACTGGGAGGTGGGGTGGGCGTGGACGGCGGGGAGGACTCGAGGGACAGCGAGGGAGTCACGGGCATGGACCCAGACTCAGAGGTGGTCTGGGATGGCAAACTCCTCACGTCCGATTGGTCAAACCTCAACACTTCAAAATCAGCCATGTCACAATCCTGTCCTGTACCGTAAATAAAGGTCGATGAGGCGACAAAGGGCGCGTGAGTCCTGACTGAGGTcggtttggtttttatttatcaaGAGGAAGTCAAATTTTATGAAACATAAGTGAATTACATCACCCCTCACTATCCCTTTTTTATAAATAGAATCTGAGTAGGCGTATTTTTATAGAAGAATTCCCAAAAAAACCCTCTTAAATGCAGCAATGTTTACAAGTGGCTTTGAAATTAGATCGAGTAATATTGAACTGAACAAAACATGTTCATATAGGGTCGAATGCGTGGTCTCTACGGATGTCTAAAAACTTTCTTTTAATTCACTCCCACATATATTTTCCTGCGGTCGTAaatccacacagcagcactacGACGCGAGCCCCCGGCGGAGATCGCCCTGCCTTGTACTGCAACTATGGcgtgttttcttttgctttagCAACAGTGCGCAAAAATCTCCCTTTGCTACAAGCGGCGACTGCTTGAAACTAAGCAGCGCCAAAAAAAGAGGCTGCAGACCCAGAAGAGCTGCATCAGGAGTATCAGctggagggaagggggggtataAAATCTATAAATACGACACCAATccagatgaaaacaaatcaCAGTTGTCTCTGCATGATGCTAAACTAAGAAGCAATCCCGCTAGCCACATGTGAGCCGCGTCACAGGACGATGTATCCAGGCGGCCCTGTGAGGCGCGAGCTGCTCCAAACAGGAAGGCAGGACTGAGGTTACGGAGGGGGCCAATCCGGGAAGCAGGGACTCAAAACAATATCTGTCAGCTTAAACAAGCTGAAACAGGAAGGCGGTAACCTAGTCGATAAGCTGCTGCACGCAAACGCCCTTGGTGCTGCTTTTGATTGATAACAAGCTACCTAAAATACGAAAAAATCAGCCATTTCTACACACACCTGATAACCGATACTAGAACGCCATTGTAGCGTGATGATGTCGTGCGTTTCATCGCCCCTGCGAAGGTAACCGGCGCTGTCACGAGTGGTCTCACCTTTGCTGTAGCCCTCTGATTTGCTGCGCAGCATCGTTTTTGtgcgctgctgcgctgctgcgggTGCCGTGGGTCCAGGATCGGCCTCGGCGGGGTCAGACTGGTACGCAGACAGGTCCTGCATGCTGAAACTCCTCAGTTTGTCTGACAGGACCCCTTGACCCTAGAGCGTGACCCATTGGGGAGTCGGTTACGTTCGAACCGGTTATAGTGGCGTTTCAGACCACAGGTTAGTGCGGGAATACAAACAACACCACAGTGACCCCGTAGTGAAGCCCCGggtcaacacaaaaacaaaaatgtccaGAGTCTGCATTACCTTTGTTGCAGCCATAACTGCGGCTGTGGCAGCAACATTGAGTCCTTTTCTCCCATAATGCACCAGGGTGTCGCAGATTTTCTCCTTTGTTTGCCCGATATATTCATCCACGTCCTGAAACAGTCACAAAAGTCATCAGTTTGGTGGAAGTGGTTGGATCCTCCCGTCCGCATTCGCCaggttttaatgtgttttccacGTTCCAACAGGAAAGCAGAGCTGGGGGATCGCCGTGACGTTTCCTGTCTCCCGTCCCTGCGAACACATCTGCAGGAGGCCAAAATGGCATCGGCTGCATCGCCACATGAGCAGAGGAGCAAATGTTCTCAGCAAAGTCTCGCTGTGCCAGTTACCCGGCGCAAAGACGCACAAAAAGGAGAAGGATTTCACCTTTTCTTTTGAGGAAAGTGTGGGATGGACAAACTTCCTGTACAGCATGCTGGAGCCTTTCGTGTAAGGGGAGAGCAGCCACACAACAAAGGCTATCTTCAGCTCATAGTAAAAAGGAAGCCTgtggagaaaagatgaaaatgaaattaGAGCCTAATAGGGAAACATGTGTTTCTGGCCTATAAAAGAAATCAATGAAGTTGCGAAAGAGCTGCACTCACCAACAAAGGAACATGTCTGTGAACACTTCCACGGTGGTGAACAGGGCAAATATGATCCAGTACATCATCCATTTCACCTGAAGGGTCACAGCCACAGGCAGTCAGACTCACCTTCGTTCCCATCGACTAAACACACGAGCACGTGTACTCACGTATTCCTTCAGATCTCTTGACTTCACAGCTTTATAAGACGAGTAAGCGGGGTAAAGTGTACCGAACACGAGTCtaaaaacagaacatgaaaACACTGAGAccagggagagaaaggaaggtGAAGGTCCAAGAGCGGTACCCTCAGAAGAGCAAGTCAGAAGACCACCTGCTCACTTAGCGTCCAGCAGATGCGTCTAAATTTAAACCCGCCAGGTAAAATTAGGCTCcacttgttttttccttccatttctATAGGGACACCTGTGTTTTGGGCCAGAGACAGAGCTGTGTTGGCGAGCTCCAGCCGAGCAACAGCTGTGAGTGTGCCCCGATCAGATTACTGATCCACATCGCGTTGGACCTCTCCGGCCTGGACACATAACTGGGGGTAAAGAAGGGCGCTGGCAACGGGTTCATCAGCTGTGGGGGACCCAAAATGTCAGCAGTTGACCCGGACTGGGGCATACGACACTAGATCCTGCCATCTAAATGAAATGAGCTCACTATTTGGAGGTCGGGCCTGCAGTTGTAGTCTCAAATACGCTGATTCATGCTTTGTGCAGGTATAAATAGCCTGTCACTGATGGCTGTCAGGTCCTAGTCGGTCCCTTCCgctttttaattttaatttaaactaatcTCTTAAGTGATTGTCATTT
Protein-coding sequences here:
- the reep1 gene encoding receptor expression-enhancing protein 1, with product MVSWIISRLVVLVFGTLYPAYSSYKAVKSRDLKEYVKWMMYWIIFALFTTVEVFTDMFLCWLPFYYELKIAFVVWLLSPYTKGSSMLYRKFVHPTLSSKEKDVDEYIGQTKEKICDTLVHYGRKGLNVAATAAVMAATKGQGVLSDKLRSFSMQDLSAYQSDPAEADPGPTAPAAAQQRTKTMLRSKSEGYSKGQDCDMADFEVLRFDQSDVRSLPSQTTSESGSMPVTPSLSLESSPPSTPTPPPSPSAPEQPEKVGQEAQATSNSPQLRLMRKKAPEPPLRVIRPLTRSRSALPSNNEAM